From a region of the Fischerella sp. JS2 genome:
- a CDS encoding GDP-mannose 4,6-dehydratase has translation MTKKALITGLTGQDGSYLAELLLDKGYQVFGLVRRSSTSNLERISHLSNRIQIVSGDLLDQSSLMDVVTECQPDEIYNLASQSYVPLSWTQPALTAEYTALGVSRLLEAIRRCKPDAKFYQASSSEVFGQPDESPQTERTAFRPRNPYGVAKAYAHWMTVNYRQKYNLFGCCGITYTHESPRRGTEFVFRKVTHTAAMIKLGLAQELKLGNLDARRDWCYAKDAVHAMWLMLQQSKADDYIIASGETHSVRELVECAFNYLDLNWDDYVSVDPVFYRPDEPIELVGCVYKIKAELGWKPQYSFEQMVQLMVDHDLKELSNK, from the coding sequence ATGACCAAAAAAGCCCTAATTACCGGATTAACTGGACAAGACGGTTCTTATCTGGCCGAACTCCTTTTAGATAAAGGCTACCAAGTATTCGGCCTAGTCCGCCGTTCTAGCACAAGTAACCTAGAACGCATTAGTCATTTGTCTAACCGAATTCAAATTGTATCCGGTGACTTGTTAGATCAGTCTTCGCTGATGGATGTGGTGACTGAGTGTCAACCAGATGAGATATATAACCTTGCATCCCAAAGTTATGTTCCCCTGTCTTGGACACAACCAGCGCTGACTGCGGAATACACTGCCTTAGGGGTATCGCGCCTCTTAGAAGCGATTCGGCGCTGTAAACCTGATGCTAAATTTTACCAAGCTTCCAGTAGCGAAGTTTTTGGGCAACCGGATGAATCACCCCAAACCGAACGTACTGCTTTTCGTCCACGCAACCCTTATGGTGTTGCCAAAGCTTACGCTCATTGGATGACAGTCAACTATCGGCAAAAGTACAATCTTTTTGGTTGCTGTGGGATCACCTACACCCATGAATCTCCTCGTCGCGGTACAGAGTTTGTCTTTCGCAAAGTTACCCACACTGCGGCAATGATTAAACTAGGTTTAGCCCAAGAATTAAAACTTGGTAATTTAGATGCACGTCGTGACTGGTGCTACGCCAAAGATGCAGTACATGCAATGTGGTTGATGTTGCAGCAAAGTAAAGCAGATGACTATATCATAGCTAGTGGTGAAACTCATTCGGTGCGAGAACTGGTAGAATGTGCCTTTAACTATTTAGATTTGAACTGGGATGATTATGTATCTGTTGATCCTGTATTTTACCGTCCAGATGAGCCTATAGAACTAGTCGGTTGCGTTTATAAAATTAAAGCTGAATTAGGTTGGAAGCCCCAGTATTCCTTTGAACAGATGGTGCAGCTAATGGTTGATCATGATTTGAAAGAATTGAGTAACAAGTAA